In Nicotiana tabacum cultivar K326 chromosome 17, ASM71507v2, whole genome shotgun sequence, one DNA window encodes the following:
- the LOC107825351 gene encoding cullin-4: MSQPTTNPKKRSSIFISTNPSSSTPTTGSGNVGSGTPSYSLMKKAKSQAVNGQHVHFDNLEDPSGNSAMMEDSNMDAPSRASVGGGVTANLSRKKATPPQPAKKLVIKLVKAKPTLPTNFEENTWATLKSAISAIFLKQRNPCELEALYQAVNDLCLHKMGGSLYQRIEKECESHIAAALRSLAGQSEDLVVFLSLVERRWQDFCDQMLMIRGIALFLDRTYVKQTPNVRSLWDMGLQLFRKHLSLASEVEYKTVFGLLQMIESERLGEAVERTLLNHLLKMFTALGIYAESFEKPFLERTSEFYAAEGVKYMQQSDVPDYLKHVEVRLHEEHERCLLYLDAGTRKPLIATAERQLLERHISAILDKGFTLLMDGNRIEDLQRMYVLFCRVNALESLRQALSSYIRRTGQSIVLDEEKDRDMVSSLLEFKASLDIIWEESFSKNEAFSNTIKDAFEHLINIRQNRPAELIAKFLDEKLRAGNKGTSEEELEGTLDKVLVLFRFIQGKDVFEAFYKKDLAKRLLLGKSASIDAEKSMISKLKTECGSQFTNKLEGMFKDIELSKEINESFRQSSQARTKLPTGIEMSVHVLTMGYWPTYPPMDVRLPHELNVYQDIFKEFYLSKYSGRRLMWQNSLGHCVLKAEFPKGKKELAVSLFQTVALMLFNDAEKLSFQDIKEATGIEDKELRRTLQSLACGKVRVLQKIPKGRDVEDDDTFVFNDQFTAPLYRIKVNAIQMKETVEENTSTTERVFQDRQYQVDAAIVRIMKTRKVLSHTLLITELFQQLKFPIKPADLKKRIESLIDREYLERDKNNPQIYNYLA; the protein is encoded by the exons ATGTCTCAACCCACCACCAACCCCAAGAAGCGCTCATCAATCTTCATCTCCACAAATCCCTCCTCCTCCACTCCGACCACCGGCAGCGGCAACGTTGGCAGCGGAACCCCATCCTATTCTTTGATGAAGAAGGCTAAGTCACAAGCTGTAAACGGCCAGCACGTTCACTTCGATAACCTTGAAGACCCTTCTGGTAACTCAGCCATGATGGAGGATTCGAACATGGACGCGCCTTCACGCGCCTCAGTTGGTGGTGGGGTTACTGCCAATTTGTCTCGCAAGAAAGCTACCCCTCCCCAGCCTGCTAAAAAACTTGTCATTAAGCTCGTCAAAG CAAAACCTACATTGCCgacaaattttgaagaaaatactTGGGCAACTCTAAAGTCAGCTATTAGTGCAATATTCTTGAAGCAGCGTAATCCGTGTGAATTAGAGGCACTTTATCAG GCTGTGAATGACCTTTGTCTACACAAAATGGGTGGAAGTCTATATCAACGAATTGAAAAAGAGTGTGAATCACACATAGCTGCAGCTCTACGGTCTTTAGCTGGCCAAAGTGAAGATCTTGTCGTTTTCTTATCACTTGTTGAGAGGCGCTGGCAGGATTTTTGTGACCAGATGCTGATGATTCGTGGAATAGCTTTGTTTCTTGATAGAACATATGTGAAACAAACCCCAAATGTGCGTTCACTGTGGGATATGGGCTTGCAGCTTTTCCGCAAACATCTCTCTCTTGCCTCAGAAGTAGAATACAAAACTGTATTTGGCCTCCTACAGATGATTGAGTCTGAGAG ATTAGGTGAGGCAGTTGAAAGGACACTGCTCAACCATCTTCTGAAGATGTTCACTGCCTTGGGGATTTACGCGGAAAGCTTCGAGAAGCCATTTCTTGAGCGTACTTCCGAGTTTTATGCTGCTGAAGGTGTCAAATACATGCAACAGTCAGATGTTCCAGATTACTTGAAGCATGTGGAG GTGAGGCTGCATGAAGAACATGAAAGGTGCTTACTCTACCTGGATGCAGGTACAAGAAAACCACTGATAGCAACTGCAGAGAGGCAACTTCTAGAGCGACACATTTCTGCCATTCTTGATAAG GGATTCACGTTGTTGATGGATGGTAATCGTATTGAGGATCTCCAGAGGATGTATGTGCTATTTTGCAGGGTGAATGCCCTCGAATCATTAAGGCAAGCCCTTAGTTCATACATCCGAAGAACTGGTCAGAGCATTGTGCTAGATGAAGAGAAAGACAGAGATATGGTTTCCAGCCTCTTGGAATTTAAGGCATCCCTTGATATAATATGGGAAGAAAGCTTTTCTAAGAATGAAGCTTTTAGTAACACTATCAAGGATGCATTTGAGCATCTCATAAACATACGCCAG AATCGACCTGCCGAGCTAATTGCTAAGTTTTTGGACGAGAAGCTTCGTGCTGGGAACAAAGGTACATCAGAGGAGGAATTGGAGGGGACATTAGATAAAGTCCTGGTGTTATTCAGGTTTATACAG GGTAAGGATGTATTTGAAGCATTCTACAAGAAAGATCTTGCGAAAAGACTGTTGTTGGGAAAGAGTGCTTCAATTGATGCTGAGAAGTCTATGATTTCTAAG TTGAAGACCGAGTGTGGTAGCCAGTTCACTAACAAATTGGAGGGAATGTTCAAG GACATTGAATTGTCAAAAGAGATAAATGAATCCTTCAGGCAATCTTCCCAAGCCAGAACTAAACTCCCAACAGGGATCGAGATGAGTGTCCATGTTTTAACGATGGG GTACTGGCCAACCTATCCGCCTATGGATGTTCGGCTTCCCCATGAACTCAATGTCTATCAG GATATTTTCAAGGAATTCTACTTGAGCAAGTATAGTGGTAGGCGTTTGATGTGGCAAAATTCATTGGGCCACTGTGTTCTGAAAGCTGAATTTCCAAAAGGTAAAAAGGAGCTCGCAGTTTCTCTATTTCAG ACTGTTGCTCTAATGCTTTTTAATGATGCGGAAAAGCTTAGCTTTCAAGATATCAAGGAAGCAACTGGAATTGAGGATAAAGAGTTGAGGAGGACTCTACAGTCTCTTGCATGTGGTAAAGTTCGTGTTCTCCAGAAG ATTCCAAAAGGAAGAGATGTCGAGGATGACGATACCTTTGTGTTCAATGATCAATTTACTGCTCCGCTTTATCGTATAAAG GTAAATGCCATCCAGATGAAGGAAACAGTAGAGGAAAACACGAGCACCACTGAAAGAGTATTTCAGGACCGACAATATCAG GTTGATGCTGCAATAGTTAGGATAATGAAGACCAGAAAAGTGCTGAGTCATACCCTTTTGAtaactgaactttttcagcaG CTTAAATTCCCAATAAAACCAGCTGATCTGAAGAAAAGGATTGAAAGCCTCATAGATAGGGAGTACCTGGAACGGGACAAAAACAATCCTCAAATATACAACTACCTTGCTTAA